Proteins from a genomic interval of Watersipora subatra chromosome 10, tzWatSuba1.1, whole genome shotgun sequence:
- the LOC137406239 gene encoding ribosome-binding protein 1-like, with protein sequence MSQVANLGSYYGCPKKRKYGLRREMLTALSSSTTELFNPSPCATEDGAYRFKDWKLIYGKHYYLVNPDSFGTEWPKPEEWPDLPVITGDNCHRMENKTRVVRCLFNVAEQYHLRGGGRGEQYHLRGGERGEQYHLRGEREERAIPLTRGREGRAIPFTRGRRGEQYHLRGRGRESNTTYEGEGGESNTTYERGGGASNTTYKGEGGESNTTYDGGRVGRAIPFTRGREGRAIPITRERKGEPYHLRERGRESNTTYEGEGGESNTTYEGESARAIPITRGRKGEPYHLRGRGRESNTTYEGEGGESNTTYEGEGGESNTNYEGEEERALPLTRERKGEQYHLRGGGRGEQYHLRGGGRGEQYQLRGGGRESLTTYKGEEGRAIPLTRGREGRAIPLTRGREGRAIPITRGRKGEPYHLQGRGRESNTTYEGEGEESNTTYKGEEGRAIPLTRRREGRAIPLTRGREERAIPLTRGREGEQYHLRGGGRGEQYHLRGRGRENNTTYEGEGGESNTTYKGGGRGEQYHLRGGGESNTNYEGEEGRALPLTRERKGEQYHLRGGGRESNTTYEGEGEESNTTYEGEGGESNTTYEGKRRAITFTRGRKGEQYHLRGGEGGANNTTYEGEGRREQYHLRGRGGESNTTYEGEEGRAIPLTRGREGEQYHLRGGREERAIPLTRGKGRAIPFTRGEGRESNTIYEGEGEQYQLRGGGRESLTTYEGEEGRAIPLTRGREGRAIPLTRGEGEQYHLRGRGESHSQAVID encoded by the exons ATGTCTCAGGTGGCCAATTTAGGTTCTTACTACGGCTGTCCAAAAAAGAGGAAATACGGTCTGAGGAGAGAGATGCTGACAGCTCTTTCCTCTTCCACTACAGAACTTTTCAATCCTTCACCCTGTGCTACAGAGGATGGCGCCTACAG ATTCAAAGACTGGAAGCTGATCTATGGTAAGCATTACTACCTGGTTAATCCAGACTCTTTTGGAACTGAATGGCCAAAACCAGAAGAATGGCCAGATCTTCCTGTCATCACTGGAGACAACTGTCATAGGATGGAAAATAAAACTCGTGTGGTTAGATGTCTCTTTAATGTAGCAG AGCAATACCACTTACGAGGGGGAGGGAGGGGAGAGCAATACCACTTacgagggggagagagaggagagcaATACCACTTACGAGGGGAAAGGGAGGAGAGAGCAATACCACTTACGAGGGGGAGGGAGGGAAGAGCAATACCATTTACGAGGGGGAGGAGGGGAGAGCAATACCACTTACGAGGGAGAGGAAGGGAGAGCAATACCACATACGAGGGGGAGGGAGGGGAGAGCAATACCACTTATGAGAGGGGAGGAGGGGCGAGCAATACCACCTACAAGGGGGAGGGAGGGGAGAGCAATACCACTTACGATGGGGGAAGAGTGGGGAGAGCAATACCATTTACGAGGGGGAGGGAGGGGAGAGCAATACCAATTACGAGGGAGAGGAAGGGAGAGCCTTACCACTTACGAGAGAGAGGAAGGGAGAGCAATACCACTTACGAGGGGGAGGGAGGGGAAAGCAATACCACTTACGAGGGGGAGAGCGCGAGAGCAATACCAATTACGAGGGGGAGGAAGGGAGAGCCTTACCACTTACGAGGGAGAGGAAGGGAGAGCAATACCACTTATGAGGGGGAGGGAGGGGAGAGCAATACCACTTACGAGGGGGAGGGAGGGGAGAGCAATACCAATTACGAGGGGGAGGAAGAGAGAGCCTTACCACTTACGAGGGAGAGGAAGGGAGAGCAATACCACTTACGAGGGGGAGGGAGGGGAGAGCAATACCACTTACGAGGGGGAGGGAGGGGAGAGCAATACCAATTACGAGGGGGAGGAAGGGAGAGCCTTACCACTTACAAGGGAGAGGAAGGGAGAGCAATACCACTTACGAGGGGGAGGGAGGGGAGAGCAATACCACTTACGAGGGGGAGGGAGGGGAGAGCAATACCAATTACGAGGGGGAGGAAGGGAGAGCCTTACCACTTACAAGGGAGAGGAAGGGAGAGCAATACCACTTACGAGGGGGAGGGAGAGGAGAGCAATACCACTTACAAGGGGGAGGAAGGGAGAGCAATACCACTTACGAGAAGGAGGGAGGGGAGAGCAATACCACTTACGAGGGGGAGGGAGGAAAGAGCCATACCACTTACGAGGGGGAGGGAGGGAGAGCAATACCACTTACGAGGGGGAGGGAGAGGAGAGCAATACCACTTACGAGGGAGAGGAAGGGAGAACAATACCACTTACGAGGGGGAGGGAGGGGAGAGCAATACCACTTACAAAGGGGGAGGGAGGGGAGAGCAATACCATTTACGAGGGGGAGGGGAGAGCAATACCAATTACGAGGGGGAGGAAGGGAGAGCCTTACCACTTACGAGGGAGAGGAAGGGAGAGCAATACCACTTACGAGGGGGAGGAAGAGAGAGCAATACCACTTACGAGGGGGAGGGAGAGGAGAGCAATACCACTTACGAGGGGGAGGGAGGGGAGAGCAATACCACTTACGAGGGGAAGAGGAGAGCAATAACATTTACGAGGGGAAGGAAGGGAGAGCAATACCACTTACGAGGTGGGGAGGGAGGGGCGAACAATACCACTTACGAGGGGGAAGGGAGGAGAGAGCAATACCACTTACGAGGGAGAGGAGGGGAGAGCAATACCACTTACGAGGGGGAGGAGGGGAGAGCAATACCACTTACAAGGGGGAGGGAGGGAGAGCAATACCACTTACGAGGAGGGAGGGAGGAAAGAGCCATACCACTTACGAGGGGAAAAGGGAGAGCGATACCATTTACGAGGGGGGAGGGAAGGGAGAGCAATACCATTTACGAGGGGGAGGGAGAGCAATACCAATTACGAGGGGGAGGAAGGGAGAGCCTTACCACTTACGAGGGAGAGGAAGGGAGAGCAATACCACTTACGAGGGGGAGGGAGGGGAGAGCAATACCACTTACGAGGGGGGAAGGAGAGCAATACCACTTACGAGGAAGAGGGGAGAGCCATAGCCAAGCAGTAATAGACTAA